The Populus alba chromosome 13, ASM523922v2, whole genome shotgun sequence genome contains the following window.
AATGAGATCTTTGGAAGtcttaagaaatttaaatttattatttctacTAAGTGTATATGTTTCAGAAAACCCACCAGGATGGTGGGTCTTACAGCTTGTAAGACCCACGTCTGTTTGAGCTTAACACGTAATTGAACTCAACAGGACGATGGGTATTACAGCTTGCAAGACCCACACCCGCTTGGCTAAGCACATAATTAAACCCAACAAAACGACAAGTCTTGCAACTTGCGAGACCCGCGTTTGCTTGGGCTTAACAtaaccagataaaaaaaatattgggtttGACAACTAGTCAAATTTATGTCCATTTGGGCAGCACACAACTAATCCAAGGATGTTAGCTATGGCGGCTCGCCAGACCTATGTCCACTTGGACTCATCTCATAGCCATGCTTAATGGTGTTGtgttaagagtgtgtttggtattgcgatagctgttgtggttgtggtttgaaaaaaaatattttataaaaagtacttttagtgaggttggttttgaaaaaataggtgtttggttaaaactgtggttgaaattgagattaaacaaaaaatagtttaatgtgtttggttaagaatgcttttgaaattgaggttataaaataattttaaaaaaatatatattaatatttatggtttttaatttaaatattgtagatttaactattgctattacatcgtgaaataaatcatactttatatatataaaaaattattgttccattaaactatctacaattctattacatataaaattcatctgacaagaactatagttttcattattttttgagtgtgtaataaaattaagtaaaatattatcaggaataaaattgagattatagtacgaataaatttaattcaccttaaactaattttttgaaaattttttttattaatttttgaaaaaaatgtcaactgatttaaaattttttctttaaaaaaaaacactgttcACTAAAGTGAATAGTGTGGAGGGAtgctgatttttcaaaaaaaaaaaaagattaaaaaaaaacactattcacTAAAGTGTACAGTGCAGAGGGATGCTGCATAGTGCAGCAGAAGAAGCAAGTAAActctgcttttatttttcaacgtTTCAAACGTGAATTTTGGTGGGACCCATGAAtagtattttatgttttttttttgttaccaaacGTTGTTGCATCTGTGTTTTAAGCAAAACGCAGACGTAACAACATAGATAAACACTCTTTAAGAGTGAACGAGATCCATGTTATATGGACTTATATTCTATCGAGCCTAGAAATATTAGGTATACATTATTGAATTATCACCGCACTTTAGAActtctaaaaaagaattgagcctaaaaattaaattttcaaaatatgcTTGCTGAACAGTTCGATTCTCTAATAGTGCATGCAATCTCTTTCATTTAACAGATTcttatattattgttgtttcttTAAAAATGTCTATGTCACCTGAAAATTCATCTACCTAGTAGAGTTCTATAAAGAGAGTTGAGTTGTTACATCCATCGGTAATTAGCTGGGCTGGCATTGCAATATTGTGAGCGTCTCCAATTTTCATGTtagactttgtttttttcttggctgCTAGAAACAATTTATTAGTTGCAAAGAGTTAGGTTTCTGACTTAAAGGGAGACATGTTATTGTTGGTACTCAAAAGTAgtaagacaaaaaataaattatatatatatatacttcgTTTCTAAGCAAGTCATGTTGTTGCACTGCCCTTGtccattcttcttcttgtctTGGTCTTTCTTTTGTAACTTTTGCCTTCAATGTATTTTGCGGGATTGTGTCTTGTCaagtctttctttttcttcttctttttttctttttttctttttcttttttgcatgcTTTCATGGATGATCCGTCTTTGATCCTATCTAGAAGATAAATTCAGTTTTAATCAATCGTgtgaaacaaataaattgaaaaggctCCTCCAAAGAATTATGCTTTGTAAGCAGTTGGTGGAcgattttatgttctttcttctccttcttcttatatatattttgatagttttttatttatttattaatatagatgttcgGATCAACTTGGATACATCTCGACTAATTATAGATCCTGAAGCTAACGATCATATAAGTTTTCAGTAGttctaaaatttatgagatttaaATTGATAGAgtaaatttagaatttgataAGTTGAATTAcaccttttaaatttattttattttgatagttttttgaaCTTGGAATAAGGAGAGGAGGAGTATGTTACCGTTATATTATGCAATTGTGCCATAAATGCCAATGAGTTGTTACCATTACTACATACGtgaaactgaaaataaataCTGTGTATATATacgtgtatgtgtgtgtgttttcttATAAGAGCATATCTGttgtttgaatttcaaaaaataaactttaaattccATTAATATGCAGCATTAATTCAgaattttaatcttaatttgaaTCTCAATAAATAAGCAACCAAATTCAATTAGTATTCAAttattaagaattattattattattattattattattattagattcaTTCCATTATCAGAAAGCGAAGTtctaccatgttttttttaataaaaaaaacaatattaaacttAATGTCAATGATAGAAAACAAAGGGTGAGTGATTCATTTAATTAGTAATTAGTAAAGTAGAAACTGCTTCTTAATGAGGCAGATTAGTAGTGACTAGCTCCCTCTGCTTCCGTCAAGAAGTCACGGGTCTTCCACTACTTCCACCGCTTCTGTGGTGGGGTTTTGGCCGGAGATGTCAGCATGTATATGCTGTGTCTTGCATTAATTCAAGCTACCTTTCTATTGCTACAAAGCGTTCTGTCGTGATGAAATATCCAGAATTGTCGGGCTTCTAGGACTTGCACTGTATAACCTTCCACGTCACCCAAGGATCGACTGATTTCGCATTgccaattccaaaaaaaatttgtcatgtctaaaaaataactcataaaCGTAGTTATCATATCATCAGGTTTGGGTTTTTAGCTCAAAGTTCAGGTCGTAGACTTGCCTAGTAAATCTGTAAATAAATGAGTTAACTCAAATctatcttaaaaaaatgttattttatttattttgttaaataattcattaaatttgACTAAATTATATTCCATTTCGATTTAATTAGGGccaattaaaacatatattaatctattaaatcacttttaaatttatttagtgaGATCACAAGTGATTTGactgaattaatttttacaaaatatgttttttattttttaatttttaatatgatcaaaacgatccaaaaaattgCACTCATTAAAATGACAGGACATTAAGTTGATCCAATAAACCATACCAAGCCCTACAACTCTGCTAAACAAAGTCtgagttgttattttttaatttatagaaaaaaatactcaaatatTAATTGGTGTATAATTCATTGacaaatatttaattgtttGACAATATTAGAATAGAATTATTCCATAAAGTTATTTGCCCTAGAAACAAACAATGCAatagagccaaaaaaaaaaaactcgtaatttttaattacataattatGTTTAGTTTATCATTTTCATTACGTGAATTTTCTTTCGTAAttcggatatatatatatatatatgctttcaAGAACACTCATTTTAGTACTAAACACTTTTCATAATCTCAAGGGGCAAACCACTACTAGTCACAGTACGTAAAATCTACCATCGATCGTTCGTTGTCAAACAAAGCCTCGACTTTATGTCGAGCACAGCACACGATCGAAACGGCAGCGCATTTGCAGTCCCTCTATTACTCTAACATTTTCGTGGTTTACACGACATAATATTAAACAGCTCTTCAGAGCCTGCCATGGTAAGCTATATACtattagctagctagctagctagggaaGAGGAGTAGAGAAGCAGTTAATGAAGTTTTCTGTACAGCCACACAGAAGTTGAATTTAAGATGTCTTGCTCCTCAAATGGGTTTCGGCCATCGCCATTAGAGGTGGtataaatgaaaagaataaatcaaaaaaagacCTCCACAATCACCATGAACCAGTTTTTACAGACTTATGTGATCTGTGATCCTTGACTGACGGCCTATAAGAACTGTGATGCTTATTAACTGACCTATGAGAATTGTGAAGCAAGAACAACCTCTTCAACACTTTCATGACCACCACCAAGCCTGGTTTCCTTGGAGAAAAGATGGCGGTGGCGCCGGTATTAGGTTTGGACATTCTTAAAGCTTCAACACAGCCGATGCTAACTGTTTCAGAATCCAATCTTGAACTACTGTGACTTCTAGGCAATCTCTCTTCAGTATTGAAATCCTCCCATAACATGTCCATCTTCTCCTCCTTATCATTTCGACTACCATTTCTTCTCACCAGCTTAGATATTGCAGCTGCGCCCAGCTCCTCCACGCTTGAAAAGCTCTTCCTTGGAGTTGAGTGATTTATGGGTTCGGTTGGAAAACAATCTTTATaggattcttcttcttcttgatcaCTCTCCTCTCCTTCTGTGCTGCTTTCTTTCGATGTTTCTTCATGGTAAGGATGATCAGGAGAGGCTGCGGGAGACAAGCACCATAGAGGTGGGGAATCGATGCTGGGTGAGAAAGGGTCTGTGAAGATGGGGAAGGTGAAGTCCTCAGTGGTAGCCATAAGAGACGCTGTGGAATGTGGAAATGGTATTAGAGAGTGGGAGTTGGGGTAGGAAGTTTGGTAAGGGGTGGGATTTTTGGACACATTAGTTCAACCGCTTCAACAAGTTAACGTTGCTTTTGGTTTCTGGGTGAAGAGTCTTGCTTTTCGGGTCCCACTCAACGTTATGTTTCATGGTAGATTTGGCTCCTCGAGTGGACCATACATTtgagatatataaatttaattgatgatgttgaaaaatagaaaataggtGGTAATCTACTGGGGAAATATTTCTCGTAAATTTATGAACATGCCCTACATATCATAGGTGCAAATTTTGTTTATCGAGTCTGGATCTAACCGACAATCAATGTTTATGGTGAACCTTGTTAACTTTaccataaatttatatattatatctcTAAACCATCCCTTTGCATTTGGTGTGAAGAAATCTAAGTTCTGCTGCCACAGATATGGTGGCAGGAACCTGACCAAGCAGCTCATGCATGCCTGATgaacattattttctttgtttattcaATGATCTTGTACATCTTTTAAGAGCTACAAGTATCCATTGATTTTATGTTGATAATATTGTTAATGGTTTCTCAAATGTTGTCCCGGGAAAAGATCTTGGAAGCATCCAAAAAATTGCTGAGGACATCACATCTACCGCCGGATTGTTAGGAGGAATTGTCTTTTTTGGAGCTGGGTTTTCCACGTTTGTGGTGCTGACTCCAGAGCCTTGAAAGAGATGGCTTGACAACATAGCATGTTTGGTAAATTTGCATTTGAAATCTATCAGAGCACCACTAAGCAAGCAAGCCAAATATTATCTTTTGCCATGTAAATAGTTCACTTGACACAGCAAGCTGTACAAAAAGACAACACTACAAACAACAAAAGTTTATGTTCTACCACTTCCTATATTTTAAACCTCAACTAAGTGCCTTAAAAGTCTACGATGAGCAAGTTTACTTTACTCCATCAGTAGTTGCATGACAACAAATGACAGTTAAATCATGAGGTAATCCATTTTTGGTACAAATCATGAGCTAATCGAAGGCAGCGTGGGCAATAATTTATGTGAAATGTAACTTTTTAATACAAGCACTCTCTATCCTAAGTATATGTATACTATGATTAACCTTGAATTACTACTACTATATTACCCGCGCTTCTTGTCAACTCAAAGGTCACTATCTAGCCTGAATCCCATGCGAAATAGTGTAATAGAACAGTCATTGCAGAGATCAGGTGGTATTGAAATAAGACAAGAGAAGTGAAATATCAAGAATTCACTTGGTTAAAGTGtgaaatatactcaaaatggATGGGAATTAAAATTGGCAGGACTTCTAAAATGTTACACCAGTACATTGCAGCTACAAAATTAAGGAAAGAAATCGTGGTTTTACCTTAAAAATGTTCCAGTATATCTCGTCCAATGTCTTCTCTGATATCATAGTTGTATACAAAATATCCAAAGTAAACTGCATTTCCTCGTAACTTGAAGGAAATGTTCAATATGAAGAACAGAGTGCTCAAAATTACAACCCCCAGGGTGGGAAAGGAGGAAGGGGGAAGCTAAATGTCTACATGGCAGCAGCTGAGAAAGAACATGTCATTTTTATCCAAGAGAGAAGTCCTGCCATCTTTGCCCATTGTTTTCTCAAGGAATATAACGCACCAGCCAAGTGCACTGATAATATACAGTCTGTCGCTGAAAGTCTCATCATGCCTCAAAACAGCAAGCAAGATCATGAATGACAGTAAAATAATGAATCAAAGAATCCAACTATTTTGGTCTCAGAGAGTCTAGTCGTCGAAGAGGGATTCCTTCGTGATCAAGTacaccatcttcttcttcatgctTAGAAAGGCGCAATGATAGAGATTGTGATGAGCCTATAAATGAAGTAGAGTTTATCTGGAGCTACAATCTTAAACTCGAGAAGATGATTAAACAATTGAGGAAAAGTACTGGAAACCCACCTTCAACCATGTCCTTCGttttatgaagaagaaaagtcCCAGAAAGGATTGTTACAAATCCGCATATTTCTGTAACAATTTGAGATGCGTTCTGTCCATCCCAatcctaattttaaaaatgaatttaatcaGCATACAGTGCAAGAAATaccataaaaaccattaaaagtTTAATACTTTAATTATTATAGTAATATTAATGGCCGTGAACTACATACAAGAACTAAAATCTTCAGAAATAACCATCTAGTTTTCTTTCACCTTTACATctcttttctataaataaaaactgtTTATTATTTACTGTataagagagagaaggagagttccaaatagaaaaggaagggaaaaaaaatcataattgatgtaacaacaatttttaaccTCCTCATCTAGAGAGGACAACATATATAGCTATACTGCAGCCATCCAcgtaaataaactcaaaatagatagaaaatgaattgttttgtttgtattttgaaaGCATCAATGCAACCTATTTGTAGTAATCTTTCATTATCATTTGAAAAATGGTTCAGTTTCTACATTCATCATGACTTAAAGTGGATTAGTTCTCCTAAATTCCATCTATCATGCACGCACACCCACACACTTATATTTCTATATATCAACACATACATATGTACCTCTGCATAAGAAAAGGGTTACCTTAAACATGATTACACTGGCCAAAATTGTTAATGTAGTAAACATCACATAGTATATGGGAGATACAACCACTGTGTTGAATGTATCAAGAGCCTGCAATTCAAagagatcaaaaaaaaaaaaattatctaccAAAAGCCATCCATAACTACAAGTCATTGCCCAGTTATCTTCCCAATGAAGAAAGTTAAACGAGGGATAATATGAAGTATTCCTTCAGAATTTTGCATAAAATGGCTAATCTCAGGATTCAAACTTGCAACCTATGGTTATGAGCCCATGGTCTTTGTCTTGCACCAAACAATAGACTCTTAATAAAAACTACATtcatgaagaagaaataaaataaataaaaataaaggagagtttctatattaattttcaCACAATCAACATTTCAATGTAAGAGGTGTTTATTCTCTTAAATTACATGGGAGACGCTCCTAAGAAATGCCTTACCTTGTTTAAGTAATTGATTTGAGTGATTACACAGGCAAGGACAACCAAGGTAAATGTCCACGTTTGGGGGTATAGTAACTGATTCATTCCTGAGAACGTCAGCTTCAAAGCAATTCCAAGTGCTTTGACACTCATGACCTGTTACCAGCATGCACGAAAGATAATTTTAACAATAGTGGAATTACACTTGTACATATGTGCAcacaaatgaataaataaatgaatagatAGACATAGCAAAGTTCATGAAAAGTCAGATTCAGACTAGGATAACAACTGACACATACCGATAGTGAGCCCATAAGCGAACAAACTGAAATATAGACCATAACATGAGTCTGCCCATAGTGGGGTATAACACGGATGATAATTACTATAACTGCTGTTATGACAATAGCAGCATACAAGAGAAAAGCTGCAGGAGATATCACAACGCAAGAATTACAACATTATGAGACAAATGAGGGGGGAAAATACAGCATCAAGAATTTATAAGCCATcttactactttttttttattcctcagAGAAATATATACCTGGCTCTGTTGCAAGGTCCCACACTTCCTTCACAGACTCAATCTCACGTTCTTGAGGTGCATGCAGAACAATTGATGTTGAACCCACGACACAAAGAACACAACCGAGAACGCCAAAAATGTGTAACTTTTCCTGTAACATAACATGTGCAAGAACAGCACTGCAAGAC
Protein-coding sequences here:
- the LOC118035523 gene encoding probable magnesium transporter NIPA4 isoform X2 is translated as MITMIVGEIANFAAYAFAPAILVTPLGALSIIISAVLAHVMLQEKLHIFGVLGCVLCVVGSTSIVLHAPQEREIESVKEVWDLATEPAFLLYAAIVITAVIVIIIRVIPHYGQTHVMVYISVCSLMGSLSVMSVKALGIALKLTFSGMNQLLYPQTWTFTLVVLACVITQINYLNKALDTFNTVVVSPIYYVMFTTLTILASVIMFKDWDGQNASQIVTEICGFVTILSGTFLLHKTKDMVEGSSQSLSLRLSKHEEEDGVLDHEGIPLRRLDSLRPK
- the LOC118035523 gene encoding probable magnesium transporter NIPA4 isoform X1, translating into MAEADKGISTDNIKGLVLALSSSFFIGASFIVKKKGLKKAGASGLRAGAGGYAYLYEPLWWIGMITMIVGEIANFAAYAFAPAILVTPLGALSIIISAVLAHVMLQEKLHIFGVLGCVLCVVGSTSIVLHAPQEREIESVKEVWDLATEPAFLLYAAIVITAVIVIIIRVIPHYGQTHVMVYISVCSLMGSLSVMSVKALGIALKLTFSGMNQLLYPQTWTFTLVVLACVITQINYLNKALDTFNTVVVSPIYYVMFTTLTILASVIMFKDWDGQNASQIVTEICGFVTILSGTFLLHKTKDMVEGSSQSLSLRLSKHEEEDGVLDHEGIPLRRLDSLRPK